The Marinilongibacter aquaticus genome has a window encoding:
- a CDS encoding TIGR02757 family protein, producing the protein MKPAEVADLLEIKFRQFNKIDFIEHDPVSIPHRFSKKEDIEIAGFFAAVLAWGQRKTIIDKCGDLFNRMDNAPFDFILHHSDEDLKKLLGYKHRTFNDTDLLYFVWALQYIYKERGGLEQIFSEALGQRSEHIGEALIHFKNTFFSLPDAPKRTEKHIASPKSNSACKRLNMFLRWMVRGDNAGVDFGLWHKIAPAQLICPCDVHVVRTAQILGLTKSEKPNWKMAVEITENLRAFDREDPTKYDFALFGLGIEKFFG; encoded by the coding sequence TTGAAGCCCGCCGAAGTAGCCGATTTATTGGAAATCAAATTCAGGCAATTCAATAAAATCGACTTTATTGAGCACGATCCTGTGAGTATTCCTCATCGTTTTTCGAAAAAGGAAGATATAGAAATTGCAGGATTTTTCGCCGCTGTTTTGGCTTGGGGACAAAGAAAAACGATCATCGACAAGTGCGGTGATCTTTTCAATCGGATGGACAACGCTCCTTTCGACTTTATCCTGCACCATTCCGATGAAGACCTGAAAAAACTGCTCGGCTACAAACACCGTACTTTCAACGACACCGATTTATTGTACTTCGTATGGGCATTGCAATACATCTACAAAGAGCGTGGCGGCTTGGAACAGATTTTTTCTGAAGCTTTGGGACAACGCAGCGAGCACATCGGGGAAGCATTGATCCATTTCAAAAATACCTTTTTCAGTTTGCCCGACGCTCCGAAACGGACAGAAAAGCACATTGCCAGCCCCAAAAGCAATTCGGCCTGCAAAAGACTGAATATGTTTTTACGGTGGATGGTGCGTGGAGACAATGCGGGCGTAGACTTCGGCCTTTGGCACAAAATTGCCCCAGCTCAATTGATTTGCCCTTGCGATGTGCATGTGGTACGAACCGCACAAATTTTGGGTTTGACCAAAAGTGAAAAGCCAAATTGGAAAATGGCTGTGGAAATAACAGAGAATTTACGGGCCTTCGATAGAGAGGATCCCACGAAATATGATTTTGCCTTATTTGGATTGGGTATAGAAAAGTTTTTTGGATAA
- a CDS encoding LysM peptidoglycan-binding domain-containing protein: MKTVRLTLLLSCCLVNAFAFTAAPFDSLGIRAVSGKHFIMHRVDAKETLYSLLRRYACTRDAFLRANPSQGGSNTIYIDQVLLFPTEAVLVQAEEKPKPELAPAPQEQEKTSRMTILHRVAPGETLYSISKRYAIDVEALKELNKLMDNEISVGQALKVRTAAAEYDKKLEEIDSQIDRTPVSNAMPDGVQPVKVYVKNAHTGEKVTETGIAEVIPTKKSSNQMLALHKTAPLGSLLMIKNTATGNRVVVKVIGKLPNTGVNENILVRLSPSAFYKLDPKDIRIRAEVTYVKPPNI, encoded by the coding sequence ATGAAAACGGTAAGGCTCACTCTACTGCTATCCTGCTGTTTGGTAAATGCTTTCGCTTTTACCGCAGCCCCATTCGATTCTCTTGGCATTCGTGCTGTGTCGGGCAAGCATTTTATTATGCACCGCGTAGACGCAAAAGAAACACTTTATAGCTTGCTGAGAAGATATGCCTGTACACGTGATGCCTTTTTGCGGGCGAACCCCAGTCAAGGTGGTTCGAATACCATTTATATCGATCAGGTTTTGTTGTTTCCAACCGAAGCCGTTTTGGTTCAAGCAGAAGAAAAGCCCAAACCTGAGCTGGCTCCCGCTCCGCAAGAACAAGAAAAAACAAGCCGAATGACCATATTGCATCGCGTGGCCCCTGGCGAAACCCTGTACAGCATAAGTAAGCGATATGCCATCGATGTAGAAGCATTGAAAGAATTGAACAAATTGATGGACAACGAAATCAGCGTGGGACAAGCCTTGAAAGTACGTACTGCCGCAGCTGAATACGATAAAAAACTCGAAGAAATCGACAGCCAAATTGATCGTACACCGGTGAGCAATGCCATGCCCGATGGAGTGCAACCCGTAAAAGTTTACGTGAAAAACGCACACACAGGAGAAAAAGTAACAGAAACGGGCATAGCCGAAGTGATTCCCACTAAGAAAAGTTCGAATCAAATGTTAGCTTTGCACAAAACGGCACCTTTGGGTTCTTTGTTGATGATCAAAAACACGGCCACGGGCAATCGCGTGGTGGTGAAAGTGATTGGAAAATTGCCGAATACTGGTGTAAACGAGAACATTCTTGTTCGACTTTCGCCTTCTGCATTTTACAAACTCGATCCAAAAGACATACGCATTCGGGCCGAAGTGACATACGTAAAACCTCCAAATATCTAG
- the kdsB gene encoding 3-deoxy-manno-octulosonate cytidylyltransferase: MNIIGIIPARFASTRFPGKPLVDIKGKTMIRRVYEQVQKAKKISDVIVATDDERIVAEIEKIGGRAIMTADYHESGTERCAEVLEKIGQDLKVDYVVNIQGDEPFINPDLIDELCEILDRETKLATAVLKIKESAVLFDPNVVKAVIGENGQALYFSRQAIPFVRGEEPENWLKHASFYKHIGIYAYRADILKEIVKLPMHRLESTEKLEQLRWLGHGYPIRVCETQFESVGIDTPEDLQKVKD; this comes from the coding sequence TTGAACATTATCGGAATTATACCCGCTCGTTTTGCTTCCACGCGTTTTCCGGGAAAACCGCTTGTTGATATTAAGGGAAAGACGATGATTCGCCGTGTGTACGAACAGGTGCAGAAGGCGAAGAAAATATCGGATGTGATCGTGGCGACCGATGATGAAAGAATTGTGGCCGAAATCGAAAAAATCGGAGGCAGGGCCATAATGACAGCCGATTACCACGAGAGCGGAACCGAACGCTGTGCAGAGGTGCTTGAAAAAATTGGGCAGGATTTGAAAGTGGATTATGTGGTGAATATTCAAGGTGACGAGCCTTTTATCAATCCCGATTTAATCGATGAGTTGTGCGAGATATTGGATCGGGAGACCAAGCTGGCCACGGCTGTGCTAAAAATTAAAGAGTCCGCGGTTTTGTTCGACCCGAATGTGGTGAAAGCGGTAATTGGCGAAAACGGACAAGCCCTTTATTTCAGTCGGCAGGCGATTCCTTTTGTTCGTGGAGAAGAACCCGAAAATTGGTTGAAGCATGCATCCTTTTATAAGCACATTGGGATTTATGCGTATCGGGCGGATATTCTGAAAGAAATCGTCAAATTGCCCATGCACAGATTGGAAAGCACCGAAAAATTGGAGCAATTGCGTTGGCTGGGGCACGGTTATCCGATTCGGGTATGCGAAACACAATTCGAAAGTGTGGGCATCGATACACCCGAAGATTTGCAGAAAGTAAAAGACTGA
- the porX gene encoding T9SS response regulator signal transducer PorX → MRYSILWADDEIDLLKPYIVFLQGKGYDVTPVPSGADAIDKVREERFDVVFLDEMMAGMTGLETLSEIKILRPNLPVVMITKSEEEQIMEEAIGSKIADYLIKPINPNQILLSVKKLLDNRRLVSEKTNMSYQQDFRNLAMQYNDRIGYEEWAEIYKRLVYWDLELDGSTDKSMEEVFEMQKSEANSKFAQFIEEEYEEWICEPKADKPIMSHDLMKKLVLPKVKEEDSPLFFILIDNFRYDQWRVISKSLMEYFRIEQEDTYYSILPTSTSYARNAIFAGMLPIDIARKYPNLWVNDEGENEESLNQHEEELLQKQLDRSMKGVKMSYHKVIANHHGKQLNDGFNNLLSNQLNCVVYNFVDMLSHARTDSNMIKQLAPDESAYRSITKSWIEHSPLLEFLKLIAEHKGRVIITTDHGMVRVKNPKRIVGDRNVNTNLRYKQGKNLNLDDKGDHVIEVRRPDNFGLPSPNVSTSYFFTTDDYFFAYPNNYNHYVGHYRDTFQHGGVSLEEMIIPCVYLKAK, encoded by the coding sequence ATGAGATACTCCATATTGTGGGCAGACGACGAGATCGATTTGCTCAAACCCTATATCGTTTTTTTGCAAGGAAAAGGTTACGATGTGACGCCTGTGCCCAGTGGTGCAGATGCGATAGATAAAGTGAGAGAAGAACGTTTTGACGTTGTTTTTCTGGATGAAATGATGGCTGGGATGACCGGCCTGGAAACCTTGTCTGAGATCAAGATTCTTCGCCCCAACTTACCCGTGGTAATGATTACCAAATCTGAAGAAGAACAGATTATGGAAGAAGCCATCGGATCGAAAATTGCGGATTACCTGATCAAGCCGATCAATCCAAACCAGATTTTGCTTTCGGTTAAAAAATTGCTCGACAACCGCCGTTTGGTTTCTGAAAAAACAAACATGAGTTATCAGCAAGATTTCAGAAACTTGGCCATGCAATACAACGATCGCATCGGCTATGAAGAGTGGGCAGAGATTTACAAAAGGCTTGTTTATTGGGATTTGGAGTTGGATGGCTCGACCGACAAATCGATGGAAGAGGTTTTTGAAATGCAAAAATCGGAGGCCAATTCTAAATTTGCCCAATTTATAGAAGAAGAATACGAAGAGTGGATTTGCGAGCCCAAAGCCGATAAGCCTATCATGTCGCACGATTTGATGAAAAAGTTGGTTTTGCCGAAAGTGAAAGAAGAAGATTCGCCTCTTTTCTTTATTCTTATCGATAATTTCAGATACGATCAATGGCGTGTGATCAGCAAGTCTTTGATGGAGTATTTCAGGATTGAGCAAGAGGATACGTATTATTCGATTTTGCCAACCTCTACTTCTTATGCAAGAAATGCAATTTTCGCAGGAATGTTGCCCATCGACATTGCCCGAAAATACCCGAATTTGTGGGTGAACGACGAAGGTGAAAACGAGGAAAGTTTGAACCAACACGAAGAAGAATTGCTGCAAAAGCAATTGGACCGCAGTATGAAAGGCGTGAAAATGTCGTACCATAAGGTAATTGCCAATCATCATGGAAAGCAATTGAACGACGGTTTCAACAATTTGCTATCCAATCAGTTGAATTGTGTGGTGTACAATTTCGTGGATATGCTCTCGCATGCCCGCACGGATTCCAATATGATCAAACAATTGGCACCCGACGAATCGGCGTATCGCTCGATCACCAAATCGTGGATAGAGCATTCCCCTTTGCTTGAATTTCTGAAGCTCATTGCCGAGCACAAAGGGCGTGTGATTATCACCACCGACCACGGTATGGTGCGTGTGAAAAACCCAAAAAGGATAGTGGGCGATAGAAATGTAAATACCAATTTACGCTACAAACAAGGGAAAAATCTAAATTTGGACGATAAAGGCGATCATGTGATTGAAGTACGCAGACCCGATAATTTTGGCCTCCCCAGCCCGAATGTCTCCACTTCTTATTTCTTCACCACGGACGATTACTTCTTCGCGTATCCAAACAATTACAATCATTATGTGGGGCATTATCGAGACACTTTTCAGCATGGAGGGGTTTCGCTTGAAGAAATGATAATTCCTTGCGTATATCTTAAAGCAAAATGA
- a CDS encoding right-handed parallel beta-helix repeat-containing protein yields MKTIKPELQKYRLILITIVEILDAKPPCNRKIELLPVCLLSSTGYARMLHLGFSFESLTKKSKFMKVLHLILAYLGMGLCFLQAKDTHIKSGLNLASVVVYVDSSASPGGNGTKPTSAYKYLQDALSFAALSRNAVEIRVAKGTYYPDEGTGFTNNNQSAAFKFVSNVTLLGGYATGFPLNKGRNWTQYPSILSGDIQQNGSNKSINVIHNDFTSASPLSNVTMDGFTIQDNSQANGIGGMRNLYSEIDISHCTFRYNWGTAAGAVFNSNSQIAFDNCLFYSNSASQGIALGNTQSTLDIVNCTLYANPLLSSPLVSSNGGSIGIKNSIVWGSLPLEVQGGGASPYHVSYSIISGGYTGTQVSALDPKFADASTNDFRIAFCSPAYNGGNNAFSSETSDLDQKTRKNYDTIDIGAFEYQSDIVHVNKNVAGGNNDGTNWPNAYTYLQDALQDLSACGTPAEVWVANATYYTDEGSGISNNDRSAVFPLLNLVSLYGGFSGNESLRSQRNPNSPNTILSGDIDQNDPFDDYDGNAYRVLSANFNTADSSLNSTLVDGFMIKGGYAKSSPADGGGIYLKDGKLLLANCNIIENHAISGAGISLSHAILEMDNCYFFNNLADNSGGALALNNSHFTVSETVFSNNSALKESVDINSGIGGSAIIGGNSNGSFSDCTFQNSSSLITGGAVHAGISESQFIDCHFQNNTSRKGGAVYLQNGHMTLDNCTLTQNYNDEDYGGFIFIQHGGAIYAINAELTINYSQFNENQTANNGGGIYATSTDLDISQTHFNGNLARFLGSAPSGAHSYGGGIYVDQNCVSKIEACTFHENESFDGGGALFINSDNSTISNCLFYDNFDFTGTIGAINIGEGSGIIHNCTFGLSNYNISFSSIILSNTANFTIANSIFWANANNEIMDNSANTVVENCIVSTGYAGGLQISTENPQFKNTALADFGLKPCSPAIDMGNNTYNTESLDLLEEPRIFNNQIDLGAIEAPYFFQSDCDNCPDQLTMNGNIAEGVWRASETITGEGHIASDKRVTMGANQTVELVPPFETVSGAVFKAETKGCSF; encoded by the coding sequence ATGAAAACGATAAAGCCGGAATTGCAAAAATACAGGCTGATTCTAATTACAATAGTAGAAATTCTGGACGCTAAACCTCCTTGTAACCGCAAAATAGAACTCTTGCCCGTTTGTTTGCTTTCAAGTACGGGTTATGCCCGAATGCTGCATTTGGGCTTTTCTTTTGAGAGTTTGACAAAAAAAAGCAAATTCATGAAAGTGCTTCACCTTATACTCGCCTATTTGGGAATGGGCCTGTGCTTTTTGCAGGCCAAAGATACGCATATAAAGTCCGGCCTAAACCTTGCCAGTGTAGTTGTTTATGTCGACTCAAGTGCAAGTCCGGGAGGCAACGGCACCAAACCAACTTCAGCCTATAAATACTTGCAAGATGCCCTTTCTTTTGCGGCTCTCAGTCGAAATGCTGTAGAAATTCGTGTAGCCAAAGGCACTTATTATCCCGATGAAGGCACAGGCTTCACCAACAACAATCAAAGTGCAGCCTTTAAGTTTGTTTCCAATGTCACACTTTTGGGTGGTTACGCGACTGGCTTCCCTTTGAACAAAGGAAGAAATTGGACACAATATCCTTCAATACTCAGCGGAGACATTCAACAAAACGGCTCGAACAAATCCATCAATGTCATCCACAACGATTTTACTTCCGCTTCACCTTTGAGCAATGTCACGATGGACGGGTTCACAATTCAAGACAACAGCCAAGCGAATGGAATCGGTGGAATGCGAAACCTCTATTCTGAGATCGATATAAGTCATTGCACCTTTCGCTACAATTGGGGAACAGCAGCCGGAGCCGTATTCAACTCCAATAGCCAAATTGCTTTTGACAATTGTCTTTTTTACAGCAACAGTGCGAGCCAAGGCATCGCTTTGGGCAATACACAAAGTACTTTGGATATTGTGAACTGCACACTTTATGCCAATCCACTGTTGAGTAGCCCGCTGGTCTCAAGCAATGGCGGCAGTATAGGCATCAAAAACTCGATTGTATGGGGCAGTTTACCGCTGGAAGTACAAGGGGGTGGAGCATCACCCTACCATGTTTCCTATTCCATAATTTCTGGCGGCTATACGGGTACACAAGTCAGTGCTTTGGACCCAAAGTTTGCCGATGCAAGCACCAACGATTTTCGTATAGCCTTTTGCTCACCCGCCTACAATGGCGGCAACAATGCCTTTTCATCCGAAACATCCGATCTAGATCAAAAAACAAGAAAAAATTACGACACAATAGACATTGGAGCCTTTGAATACCAAAGCGACATTGTACACGTCAATAAAAACGTAGCCGGCGGAAACAACGACGGCACAAATTGGCCGAACGCCTATACTTATCTTCAGGACGCCCTCCAAGACTTAAGTGCTTGCGGCACACCAGCTGAAGTGTGGGTAGCCAATGCCACATATTATACCGACGAAGGCTCCGGTATCAGCAACAACGACCGTTCAGCCGTTTTCCCGCTACTAAATCTCGTGTCTTTATACGGGGGGTTTTCGGGCAATGAAAGCTTGAGAAGCCAGAGAAACCCAAATTCTCCGAATACAATTTTAAGCGGCGACATTGATCAAAACGACCCGTTCGACGATTACGATGGCAATGCCTATCGGGTTTTGAGTGCCAATTTCAATACAGCCGATTCTAGCCTTAACAGCACATTGGTCGATGGATTCATGATTAAGGGCGGTTATGCAAAATCCAGTCCGGCCGATGGTGGTGGTATTTATTTAAAAGATGGAAAATTGCTGTTGGCCAATTGCAATATCATCGAAAACCATGCCATTTCAGGTGCGGGGATTTCCCTTTCTCATGCCATTCTCGAAATGGACAATTGCTATTTCTTTAACAACCTGGCCGACAATTCGGGTGGAGCTTTAGCCCTGAACAACAGCCATTTCACTGTTTCAGAAACTGTATTCTCGAACAATTCGGCCTTGAAAGAAAGTGTAGACATCAACAGCGGTATAGGCGGCTCTGCCATCATCGGTGGCAACTCCAATGGTAGCTTTAGCGATTGCACCTTTCAAAACAGTTCATCCCTAATTACGGGCGGTGCGGTACACGCGGGCATATCCGAAAGTCAATTTATCGATTGCCACTTTCAAAACAACACCAGCAGAAAAGGAGGAGCCGTTTACTTGCAGAACGGCCACATGACATTGGACAATTGTACTTTGACGCAAAACTACAACGACGAAGATTACGGCGGTTTCATTTTCATTCAACACGGCGGAGCTATTTATGCGATAAATGCTGAGTTGACCATCAATTATTCGCAATTCAATGAAAACCAAACGGCCAACAACGGAGGCGGAATCTATGCCACATCTACAGATTTGGATATTAGCCAAACGCATTTCAATGGGAATTTGGCCAGATTTTTGGGCTCGGCTCCTTCAGGAGCCCATTCATACGGCGGCGGAATCTACGTCGACCAGAATTGCGTTTCGAAAATCGAGGCCTGCACTTTCCATGAAAACGAGTCGTTCGACGGCGGCGGAGCTTTATTTATCAATTCAGACAATTCCACAATTTCCAATTGCCTGTTTTACGACAATTTCGACTTTACCGGCACAATCGGTGCAATAAATATTGGAGAGGGTTCGGGTATAATTCACAATTGCACATTCGGCTTGTCCAATTACAACATTTCATTTTCTTCGATTATACTCAGCAATACAGCCAATTTTACCATTGCGAACTCCATTTTTTGGGCCAATGCAAACAACGAGATTATGGACAATTCGGCCAATACGGTAGTCGAAAATTGCATTGTGAGCACCGGTTATGCTGGTGGCCTACAAATCAGCACCGAAAATCCGCAGTTTAAAAATACCGCACTAGCCGATTTCGGGCTAAAACCTTGCTCGCCAGCCATAGATATGGGAAACAACACCTACAACACGGAAAGCCTTGATTTGCTTGAAGAACCCCGAATTTTTAACAATCAAATTGATCTTGGAGCCATCGAAGCCCCCTATTTTTTTCAAAGCGACTGCGACAATTGTCCGGATCAGCTGACAATGAACGGAAACATCGCCGAAGGCGTATGGCGAGCTTCTGAGACAATCACGGGTGAGGGGCACATTGCTTCAGACAAGCGTGTTACAATGGGTGCGAACCAAACAGTCGAACTTGTACCGCCATTCGAAACGGTATCTGGAGCTGTGTTTAAGGCCGAAACAAAAGGTTGCTCATTTTGA
- a CDS encoding LytR/AlgR family response regulator transcription factor — translation MKSFTAIIVDDEPHAIRTLRVQLEWTGLPLKVLAAVSNLNSAMELIEKHKPDFLFLDVKMPGSNGFELYQKSDLSGIEVIFTTAHDEFALKAFKHHAAGYLTKPLSTDELQSLLEKLIQKRFPKERSTFLTIREKDGIQRFILNQITHISSIGSRSEIHFQDHSSKQVNKPLKELQADLAPQFHRLHHQFLINLFHTVEVLTVRNAEAVLSNGVRIPISRSRKNEFYEAFEDFGRNQ, via the coding sequence ATGAAATCTTTCACCGCCATAATTGTCGACGACGAGCCCCACGCCATCCGCACACTTCGTGTGCAATTGGAATGGACAGGGCTTCCGCTGAAAGTACTGGCGGCGGTGTCGAACCTCAATTCAGCCATGGAATTGATCGAAAAACACAAGCCGGATTTCCTCTTTCTCGATGTAAAAATGCCCGGCAGCAATGGCTTTGAACTCTATCAAAAATCAGACCTTTCGGGAATAGAAGTGATCTTCACTACCGCCCACGACGAATTTGCCCTGAAAGCATTCAAACACCATGCCGCGGGCTACCTGACCAAACCTTTAAGCACCGACGAGCTGCAATCGCTCTTGGAAAAATTGATCCAAAAACGCTTTCCAAAAGAACGAAGCACTTTTCTTACAATCCGTGAAAAAGACGGCATACAGCGTTTTATTTTGAATCAAATCACCCACATCTCCTCGATTGGAAGCCGTTCAGAAATTCATTTCCAAGACCATTCGAGCAAACAAGTGAACAAACCATTGAAAGAATTGCAAGCCGATTTGGCCCCACAATTCCATCGACTTCATCATCAGTTCTTGATCAATTTGTTTCATACCGTCGAAGTACTGACCGTTAGAAATGCCGAAGCGGTTTTGAGCAATGGCGTACGTATACCCATTAGCCGATCCAGAAAAAATGAATTTTACGAAGCTTTTGAAGATTTCGGACGAAACCAATAG
- a CDS encoding histidine kinase, whose product MRAFFVWLPILLLLGERAYSQQSELKLCQNCLPAYFDSLFTADQNLPKAQWFGPHTFNYQFGADSTDSALLFVGDSQYIEVIVNASDTLWAGELQATDKLKQSYARYLLPIHVQKGENRISIHTENKTDEAYFLKPILFKGQKWKEAKLLIFSKNELVRSVHVGILCLLGIMLFYAFFQYFLLRRSIFKVYALYVSSIILFLLLFSDYYFEWHYLKIFLPEDYEAFMLIAQAFIYIFYAEFGVHFLELKSKDPFLVRITRVFQASTLIVVIINAIFLLNSQEKGFYNHYFYVLYFIPLAFSTYMALRIIFRIKDAMKWFIIIGSVLITAGTFIEILGVYVFHHPKARSFYFVPKSGLMDFNYAEIGFVLESMIFLMAIAYKSVRTEKMVRELNEKTIVQLKEKEMLEKQVNELLTEKLKNSDEMLADQKLLNENQRSRTKLMQAQLKSLQLQMNPHYLFNSLNSINDFILSKKPREASEYLALYARMMRNTLRNSETAFNSLEQELQYCEDYLKLEALRFDNNFHFELIRPKELSLLEIRIPSMMLQPVLENAVWHGMMKLERMGEIVLNARESTPNQIVIEITDNGHGLAEKHINERFGLRNIREKIELLEQIYGQKVDFEIMNRKEAQGVRVRLVFPIFRYKLDL is encoded by the coding sequence ATGAGAGCATTTTTTGTTTGGCTTCCGATTTTGCTTCTTCTCGGTGAAAGAGCATATTCCCAACAAAGCGAATTGAAGCTTTGCCAAAACTGTCTTCCTGCCTATTTCGATAGCTTATTCACTGCAGACCAAAATCTTCCCAAAGCTCAATGGTTTGGCCCGCACACTTTCAATTACCAGTTTGGTGCAGACAGTACAGACAGTGCCCTTCTTTTTGTGGGCGATTCCCAATATATCGAGGTCATTGTTAACGCAAGCGACACGCTTTGGGCGGGTGAATTGCAAGCCACCGATAAGCTAAAGCAGTCCTATGCTCGGTATCTTTTGCCTATTCATGTGCAAAAAGGAGAAAACCGAATAAGCATTCACACAGAAAACAAAACCGACGAGGCTTATTTTTTGAAGCCCATTCTTTTCAAAGGACAGAAATGGAAAGAGGCCAAACTGCTCATTTTCAGTAAGAATGAATTGGTCAGAAGTGTGCACGTTGGTATACTCTGTCTTCTGGGCATCATGTTGTTTTACGCCTTTTTCCAATATTTCCTTCTACGACGCAGCATTTTCAAAGTGTATGCCCTGTATGTCTCGAGCATCATTCTTTTCCTCCTTCTCTTTTCGGATTACTATTTTGAATGGCATTACTTAAAAATATTCTTGCCCGAAGATTACGAAGCGTTCATGCTGATTGCCCAGGCCTTCATTTACATTTTCTATGCCGAGTTTGGTGTGCATTTTCTCGAATTGAAAAGCAAAGATCCCTTTCTGGTTCGCATTACCCGTGTTTTTCAAGCCAGTACACTCATAGTGGTCATTATCAACGCCATTTTTTTGCTCAATTCTCAAGAAAAAGGTTTTTACAATCACTATTTCTACGTCCTTTATTTTATTCCCTTGGCCTTTTCGACCTACATGGCTCTGCGTATCATTTTCCGCATCAAAGACGCCATGAAATGGTTTATCATTATTGGAAGTGTGCTGATTACCGCGGGCACTTTCATTGAAATTTTGGGTGTTTATGTCTTTCATCACCCCAAAGCCCGAAGTTTTTATTTTGTGCCAAAAAGTGGCCTAATGGATTTCAATTATGCAGAAATCGGCTTTGTGCTCGAATCCATGATTTTCCTTATGGCCATTGCTTACAAAAGTGTTCGCACCGAAAAAATGGTTCGTGAACTCAACGAAAAAACCATAGTGCAACTGAAAGAGAAAGAAATGCTCGAAAAGCAAGTGAACGAACTTTTAACCGAGAAACTGAAAAACAGTGACGAGATGCTGGCCGATCAGAAATTACTGAACGAAAACCAACGTAGCCGCACAAAACTGATGCAAGCCCAGTTGAAATCGCTTCAATTGCAGATGAATCCACATTACCTTTTCAATTCGCTCAATTCGATCAACGACTTCATTCTTTCGAAAAAACCACGGGAAGCTTCGGAATATCTCGCCCTGTACGCACGAATGATGCGGAATACTCTTCGAAATTCTGAGACGGCATTCAATTCGCTCGAACAAGAACTGCAGTACTGTGAAGATTACCTCAAATTGGAAGCTCTTCGCTTCGACAACAATTTTCATTTTGAGCTTATTCGTCCAAAAGAACTCAGCTTGTTGGAAATTCGAATTCCGAGTATGATGCTGCAACCCGTTTTGGAAAACGCAGTTTGGCACGGCATGATGAAACTCGAACGAATGGGCGAAATTGTGCTGAACGCCAGAGAGAGCACGCCGAATCAGATTGTCATTGAAATCACCGACAATGGCCACGGTTTGGCCGAAAAGCACATCAATGAACGATTCGGCCTAAGGAATATTCGCGAGAAAATCGAGCTGCTGGAACAGATTTATGGACAAAAAGTGGATTTCGAAATCATGAACCGAAAAGAAGCACAAGGTGTCCGTGTTCGGCTTGTTTTTCCTATTTTTAGATACAAATTGGATCTCTGA
- a CDS encoding cell division ATP-binding protein FtsE codes for MLISVQNADIYQKEQLILRDVSFSIEKGEFVYLIGKTGSGKSSLLKTLYADLWLERGKATVASHNLHEIRKSEIPTLRRKIGIVFQDFQLLTDRDIQKNMDFFLRAMGWEDASARDQRLIEVLSAVGLPDVLKKMPHQLSGGEQQRIAIARALLNKPEIIIADEPTGNLDPEKSIEILQLFMKINQESGTAVLMATHDLELIERFPKRTIFCNDKQVKDLTDNL; via the coding sequence ATGCTCATTTCAGTACAAAACGCCGATATCTACCAAAAAGAACAGCTTATCCTTCGCGATGTCAGCTTTTCAATAGAAAAAGGTGAATTTGTTTATCTCATCGGCAAAACGGGCAGCGGAAAGAGCTCTTTGCTGAAAACGCTTTATGCCGACCTTTGGCTCGAACGTGGGAAAGCCACCGTAGCCAGCCACAATTTGCACGAAATCAGAAAGTCGGAAATACCCACTCTGAGAAGAAAAATCGGTATTGTTTTTCAAGATTTCCAATTGCTTACCGATCGCGACATTCAAAAAAACATGGATTTCTTCTTGCGGGCCATGGGCTGGGAAGATGCCTCTGCAAGAGATCAAAGACTTATCGAGGTGCTATCGGCAGTGGGCTTGCCCGATGTGTTGAAAAAAATGCCACATCAGCTTTCTGGAGGTGAACAGCAGCGTATTGCCATTGCAAGAGCTCTGTTGAACAAACCGGAAATAATCATTGCCGACGAGCCTACGGGAAACCTCGACCCGGAAAAATCCATCGAGATCTTGCAGCTTTTCATGAAAATAAATCAAGAGTCGGGCACGGCCGTGTTGATGGCCACCCATGATTTAGAACTCATCGAACGCTTCCCGAAACGAACGATCTTTTGCAACGACAAACAGGTAAAGGATCTCACGGATAACCTTTAA